CGTTCGGCCGCAGCGTTCCGCGCGACCCGCAGCTTCTGGATGAAGTGCTCGGCGAGCGGTTTGATGTCCTCGTAGCGCTCGCGCAGCGGGGGGATAACCACGACGGCTCCGGCCACGGCGCGATAGAGGCTCGGGTCGATCCTGCCCTCGTCAAGCATTCGCCCGATGTTCGGGCCGACCGTGGCGCCGACGCACACGCCGGAGTCGGCGAGCTCGTTGATGATCGCGGCGAGCGCGGCTTGGTGGGCGGTGCTGAGGCGGTCGGCTTCTTTGAACAGCACGAGGCCCTGGCACGGGAGGCCCAAACCGCTGGGCTCGACCGGCAGCGACGAAGCGACGCTCGATGTGAGCGCGCGGAAGCTCTGCTGCTTGACGAGGTCGGCGCAGCGGACGGCCGTGAACGGCGCCGAGCGCCCGTGGTGACGCCAGTGCACGACGCGCGCGAAGTGCTCCTTGCCCACCCCGCGCTCACCGGCGATGAGGAGCGCGACGCGTTCGTGCGCCAGCTCCTGCGCCCGGCGCTTGAGGCCGACCGCGGCGGCCGAGGCGCCGATGATCTGGATGTGGCCGAGGCCCGTTGTGGTTTCGCGCAGCTCGCGGATCTGGCGTTTGAGCGTCCGGAGTTCGATCGCGCGGTCGACGATGAGGGCGAGCTCGCGCGCGACAAACGGTTTTGTGACGTAATCGAACGCGCCGAGGTTGATCGCTTCGACGACCGTCTCGATTGATTGGAGCGCCGACAGGATGATGACCTCGACGGAGGCAAACTCGCTGCGCACGCGGCGCAGCACTTCGATCCCGTGCATGCCGGGCATGACCATATCGAGGAGCACGACGTCGATCTGCGCGTTGGTGCGCAGTGTTTCGAGCGCGGACAGGCCGTCGGACGCGAGCACGATGCGGTAGTCGTCCTCGAGCACGCTCTTGAGCGCGTTGCGGACGGCCGGCTCGTCGTCGACGACCAATACGCTGTGCTCGCGATCCGTCATCTGGAGCCCCTGTATCGTCAATGCTACGTCCTCACGCGTACCCTAGCAGCCCGCCGGCAGAAGCAGGCGCACGTCCGTGCCGCGGCCCGGCGTGCTCGTCAGTTCGATGCGGCCGTTGTGTTCACGCACGACCTTGGCAACGATCGCCAGGCCGAGTCCGATGCCCCGGATCGTGTCGGAGTGGAACGGCTGGAAGGCCTTCTCCACCAGCTCAGGCGGCATGCCGCGGCCGGTGTCGCTCACCTCGATGGCGATGAAAGCCCCCGGAGCGCCACCGGGCGCGGCGCGTCCTGTGCCTGTCGAGAAATCGAGCACGCGCGCGGCGGTGGTGGTGCTGAGCGCCGCCGCCTCGACGAGCCGCGTGCGCACGCCAAGCCGACCGCCGCCTTCCATCGCGTCGAGGGCGTTCTCGATGAGGCTGCGCAGTGCCATGGTGAGGCGTTCCGGCCCGGCCACGACCGCGGGCACCTCGTCGAGGCCGCAGACCACCTTGACGCCGGCAGCCTCGGCGCGCTCGGCGAAGCCCTGGAGCACCTTCTCGACGAGCGCCGGCACGTCGACCGGTACGGGCTCGCGCGCCGGTGCCGACGAGTAGAGCAGGAGGCGGTCGGCGATCTCGTTGATCTTGTCGGCTTCCGCGTCAACGATGCCGAGGAAGCTCGTGCGGAACTGCTCGTCGCCGTAGCGTTCGGGGAGCAGTTGCGTGAACGTCTTGATCGACACGAGGGGGTTCTTGAGCTTGTGCGCCATGCGCGCGGCGAGCTCCGACCAGAACGGCATTCGCGCCGACTCGTCTTCGGCGGGGCGCGGCGCGGGCTGCCTGGCGGCCTCCTCGATGACGAGGAGCACGCCGGGAGCGATCTCGCCGACGGCCGGTTCGTCGCCAAGCGGTATCGCGTGCACGCGCAGGGCGCGGCCCGAGGTCTCGTGCTCGAGGGGTACGGGGTCGAGCCGCTGACCGGAGCGGAGCGCCTCGTCGGCGATCTCGGAGAGCTGCGATCCCAGCGCGGGAAGGGCTTGGCCGAGGGGCGACACGTCCAGGTCGAGCGCCTCGATGGCGGCCGCGTTGCACGTGATGATGTCGCCTCGCGCGTCGGCGACGATGATGCCGGCGTCGAGCCCGGCGATGATCCGCTCGGCACACAGCTTCTCGAATGCGAGCGCGTGCCGCGCCTGGCAGTTGTCGAACGCGAGAGAGGCCATGGCGCCGATCACGGCGAGCGCCTCGACGTCCGCGGCGGCGAATGCCGCGCCGCTCAGCCTGCGACCCAGCGTCAGGAACCCGAGCAGCCTCCCCCGGCACGTCAGCGGCACCACGACCTCGGCCCGGAGCAGGTCGAGCTCGGCCGTCACGGTCGCCGCAGTGTCATAGTCGGCAGCACGCGCAATATCGTCGCGGCGCAGCACGACGCCGTGTCGGGCGAGCCAACCGGCAAGGCCCCGGCCGTGCTGGAAGGCGGCATCGGCGATGCTCTGTTCGTCCAGACCGAACGCGGCGGCCAAGGCGAAGCCGTGCGCCGCATCCTCGCTGAGTAACACGGCGGTGGAGGTCACGAGCAGCTCTTCGGCAAGAACCTCGACAAGCGAGGTGGCGAGCGCCGCGGGCTCGGTCTCGCGGGCGAACACACGCGCGCAGCGCTGAGACAATCGAGAGTCGCCTGCTGGTTCGCGTCCCGGCACGGCGCTCATGGCGGGCGCCTGATCATGCGCGTGGACTCTGTGGTTGAGGTGTTCGACGCGGCGATGGAGCTCGGCGCGCTCGATAGCGCGTTCGACCACGAAGCGGACCTGGTCGGCCTCGAACGGCTTGGTCAGGTAAGCGAATAGCCCACGCGACTCCTCGCGCGGCAAGCCGTTGTAGCGCGGGTTCAGGGTGAGCGCGATGAGCGTAGGCATGGATCTCCCGCGCGCTATCGCACGGACGGCCGCCGCGCCATCGCAATCACGCAGTTCCGTGTCCACGATCACCACATCGATCGGCCGCTGCGCCAGAAGGTGGTGCGCGTCGGCGAGCCGGTCCCTGTGCTCGATCGAGACACGCGCCCCGAGGATTGACGACAGCGACTCGAACACCGCCCTGCTCGCCGAGAGCACGAGGACAGAGTTCATTTTGCCGGCATCATAGGTTGAATGCGAATCCCCCACGGGTCAAACTCGTCCTGAGCAGCCGTATTATGCCATGTCCCGTTCCGAAGATCAAGCGTGAAGCTTGGTCTCCGCGCTGTTTTTGACCTTCTGAGCCAGGGGAAACAACAGCGTGACCGCCGTGCCCCTGCCCATGACGCTCTCGATCTCGATCGAGCCGCCGTGCTCCTCCATGACGTGGCGTGCGAGCGAGAGGCCAAGCCCGAAGCCCCGTTCCCTGGTCGTGTAGAACGGGTCGAAGACCTTCGAGAGCTTGTCCTTGGGTATCCCGCATCCGCTGTCCCTGATAACCATCCGGTACGCGCTCGGCGGCGCGCCGGGCTCGCCCAGCAGTATAGTGGTGACGGCGAGGCGGCCGCCCGCGGGCATCGCCTGTACGGCGTTGGCTATCACGTTGCGCAGTACCTGCTTAACCTTATCACGATCAACGTACACTTGAGGCGCTCCGGGTGCCAG
This Verrucomicrobiota bacterium DNA region includes the following protein-coding sequences:
- a CDS encoding GAF domain-containing protein, with translation MNSVLVLSASRAVFESLSSILGARVSIEHRDRLADAHHLLAQRPIDVVIVDTELRDCDGAAAVRAIARGRSMPTLIALTLNPRYNGLPREESRGLFAYLTKPFEADQVRFVVERAIERAELHRRVEHLNHRVHAHDQAPAMSAVPGREPAGDSRLSQRCARVFARETEPAALATSLVEVLAEELLVTSTAVLLSEDAAHGFALAAAFGLDEQSIADAAFQHGRGLAGWLARHGVVLRRDDIARAADYDTAATVTAELDLLRAEVVVPLTCRGRLLGFLTLGRRLSGAAFAAADVEALAVIGAMASLAFDNCQARHALAFEKLCAERIIAGLDAGIIVADARGDIITCNAAAIEALDLDVSPLGQALPALGSQLSEIADEALRSGQRLDPVPLEHETSGRALRVHAIPLGDEPAVGEIAPGVLLVIEEAARQPAPRPAEDESARMPFWSELAARMAHKLKNPLVSIKTFTQLLPERYGDEQFRTSFLGIVDAEADKINEIADRLLLYSSAPAREPVPVDVPALVEKVLQGFAERAEAAGVKVVCGLDEVPAVVAGPERLTMALRSLIENALDAMEGGGRLGVRTRLVEAAALSTTTAARVLDFSTGTGRAAPGGAPGAFIAIEVSDTGRGMPPELVEKAFQPFHSDTIRGIGLGLAIVAKVVREHNGRIELTSTPGRGTDVRLLLPAGC
- a CDS encoding sigma-54-dependent Fis family transcriptional regulator is translated as MTDREHSVLVVDDEPAVRNALKSVLEDDYRIVLASDGLSALETLRTNAQIDVVLLDMVMPGMHGIEVLRRVRSEFASVEVIILSALQSIETVVEAINLGAFDYVTKPFVARELALIVDRAIELRTLKRQIRELRETTTGLGHIQIIGASAAAVGLKRRAQELAHERVALLIAGERGVGKEHFARVVHWRHHGRSAPFTAVRCADLVKQQSFRALTSSVASSLPVEPSGLGLPCQGLVLFKEADRLSTAHQAALAAIINELADSGVCVGATVGPNIGRMLDEGRIDPSLYRAVAGAVVVIPPLRERYEDIKPLAEHFIQKLRVARNAAAERISAEAVAELETYLWPGNVCELRNFIERILILHADAPVIERQHLPDEIGATAARALSATDFIGKKTLKEAVNDLERRIIQDALRRAGGVQTKASDLLGTTRRILRYKMQQLGLE